The Bordetella sp. FB-8 genome includes a window with the following:
- a CDS encoding DUF1840 domain-containing protein, which produces MLIKFHSKACADVMMRVDDATPLLRAAGKAIGGDFPVLGVFTHDQLPAAIAGLEAAVHASPTPMPDDDEIDHRHAKVTLRQRAFPLLDMMRKALDANTDILWERAHG; this is translated from the coding sequence ATGTTGATTAAATTTCATTCCAAAGCCTGCGCCGACGTCATGATGCGCGTGGACGATGCGACTCCGCTGCTGCGTGCCGCGGGCAAGGCAATCGGTGGCGATTTTCCCGTCCTGGGCGTATTCACGCACGACCAGCTGCCTGCCGCGATTGCCGGCCTGGAAGCCGCCGTGCATGCATCCCCGACGCCCATGCCCGACGACGACGAGATCGATCACCGCCATGCCAAGGTCACGCTGCGCCAGCGCGCATTTCCGCTGCTGGACATGATGCGCAAAGCGCTGGATGCCAATACCGACATCCTCTGGGAACGCGCGCACGGCTGA
- a CDS encoding ABC transporter ATP-binding protein: MLVLQNLGKQYAGNVAVDGVNLHAPAGSFTALLGPSGCGKSTTLRMIAGLDTPTSGRILIGGRDVTALAPAQRRVAMVFQSYALFPHLSVRENILFGLRVRKEPKRDYERRLSRVAGLLGLATLLERKPAQLSGGQQQRVALGRAVISEAPVCLMDEPLSNLDAQLRQDMRREIRGLQQELAITMVYVTHDQTEAMSMADQVVLLNAGRIEQQGTPQELYTRPATPFAARFIGTPPMNLVALESMFDQRVIRGTHGPGIAGAPRGARVLGLRPEHVRLDAAGLPAQIEDVEYFGADSIATCRVGDCRVAVRVGGHLRAERGVRTGLAWDAGHQHFFADDTLNSEEDNPCDASS, from the coding sequence ATGCTCGTCCTGCAAAATCTCGGCAAGCAATACGCGGGAAATGTCGCGGTCGACGGCGTGAACCTGCACGCGCCGGCAGGCAGCTTCACGGCCCTGCTGGGACCCTCGGGCTGCGGAAAATCGACCACTCTGCGCATGATCGCAGGCCTGGATACGCCGACATCCGGCCGCATCCTGATAGGTGGACGCGACGTCACCGCGCTTGCGCCCGCTCAGCGGCGGGTTGCCATGGTGTTCCAGTCGTATGCGCTGTTTCCGCACTTGTCGGTGCGCGAGAATATCCTGTTCGGCTTGCGCGTGCGCAAGGAACCCAAGCGCGACTATGAACGCCGTCTGTCGCGCGTGGCGGGCCTGCTGGGCCTGGCCACGCTGCTCGAGCGCAAGCCCGCGCAGCTCTCGGGCGGTCAGCAGCAGCGCGTGGCCCTGGGGCGCGCGGTTATTTCCGAGGCGCCCGTCTGCCTGATGGACGAACCCCTGTCCAACCTCGACGCCCAACTGCGGCAAGACATGCGCCGTGAAATTCGAGGCCTGCAGCAGGAGCTGGCAATAACCATGGTGTACGTCACCCACGATCAGACCGAAGCCATGAGCATGGCCGACCAGGTCGTACTGCTCAATGCCGGCCGCATTGAACAACAAGGTACGCCCCAAGAACTCTACACGCGTCCGGCCACGCCGTTCGCGGCGCGCTTCATCGGCACGCCGCCCATGAATCTGGTTGCGCTCGAATCCATGTTCGACCAGCGCGTCATTCGCGGAACCCATGGACCCGGCATCGCGGGGGCGCCTCGCGGCGCGCGCGTGCTGGGTCTGAGGCCCGAGCATGTGCGGCTCGATGCCGCCGGCCTGCCGGCGCAGATCGAGGACGTGGAGTACTTCGGCGCCGACTCCATCGCTACCTGCCGCGTGGGCGATTGCCGCGTGGCGGTGCGGGTGGGCGGCCATCTGCGCGCCGAGCGCGGCGTACGTACTGGCTTGGCCTGGGACGCCGGGCACCAGCATTTCTTTGCCGACGACACTCTCAATTCAGAGGAAGACAACCCATGCGACGCATCGTCCTGA
- a CDS encoding carbohydrate ABC transporter permease: MKIRMHRANRVLDTLGAWLLGILWISPLFYSFWAAFHPPAYATHFDLLAPLTLHNFARAWAAAPFARYFLNTFLLVTMVLAAQLVLSTLAGYAFARLQFRGRDTLFMLVLLQLMVMPDILLVENYRTISWLGVRDTVFAIGLPYFASAFGIFLLRQTFKTVPRELEEAARVEGANPLQVLMKVFVPLARPVYVAYGLVSVSTHWNNFLWPLIITDSVNTRPLTVGLQVFSSTDQGIDWSVITAATLMSAAPLLVAFLLFQRQFVQSFMRAGIR; encoded by the coding sequence ATGAAGATCCGCATGCATCGCGCGAACCGTGTGCTGGACACGCTGGGTGCCTGGCTGCTGGGCATTCTGTGGATATCGCCGCTGTTCTATTCGTTCTGGGCGGCCTTTCATCCGCCGGCCTACGCCACGCATTTTGATCTGCTCGCGCCGCTGACCCTGCACAATTTCGCCCGGGCCTGGGCGGCCGCACCGTTCGCGCGCTACTTCCTCAACACGTTCTTGCTGGTGACCATGGTGCTGGCCGCGCAGCTGGTGCTGTCCACGCTGGCCGGCTACGCCTTCGCGCGCCTGCAGTTCCGGGGCCGCGACACGCTCTTCATGCTGGTGCTGCTGCAGCTGATGGTGATGCCCGACATCCTGCTGGTCGAGAATTACCGCACGATAAGCTGGCTGGGGGTGCGTGACACGGTGTTTGCCATCGGCCTGCCCTATTTCGCCTCGGCCTTCGGCATCTTCCTGCTGCGGCAGACTTTCAAGACGGTGCCGCGCGAACTCGAGGAGGCCGCGCGGGTGGAGGGCGCGAACCCGCTGCAGGTGCTGATGAAGGTGTTCGTGCCGCTGGCCAGGCCGGTGTACGTGGCCTACGGCCTGGTGTCGGTGAGCACGCACTGGAACAATTTTCTGTGGCCGCTCATCATCACCGATTCTGTGAACACGCGCCCGCTGACAGTGGGGCTGCAGGTGTTCTCATCGACCGACCAGGGCATAGACTGGTCGGTGATCACCGCAGCCACGCTGATGTCCGCGGCGCCGCTGCTGGTGGCCTTCCTGCTGTTTCAGCGGCAATTCGTGCAGTCGTTCATGCGGGCGGGGATACGCTGA
- a CDS encoding ABC transporter substrate-binding protein has product MINIALGGALLALAIGATGAQAAETAICYNCPPEWADWAGQIKAIKQATGVVVPPDDKNSGQALAAIAAEKANPVADVTYLGVTFGIQAAKQGLVQPYKPAHWDDIPAGLKDPDGKWFAIHSGTMGFMVNVAALHGKPVPKSWADLLKPEYKGMIGYLDPASAFVGYVGAVAVNRALGGTLDNFTPAIDWFKKLQANQPIVPKQTAYARVLSGEIPILLDYDFDAYRAKYSDGANVAFVIPAEGTITVPYVMAMVANAPDPANAHKVLDFVLSDKGQALWANAYLRPVRASAISPEAQKKFLPASDYARAGTVDYQKMADVERAFSDRYAKEVH; this is encoded by the coding sequence ATGATCAACATCGCGCTGGGCGGCGCGCTGCTTGCCCTGGCGATCGGTGCCACGGGCGCCCAGGCCGCCGAGACGGCAATCTGCTACAACTGCCCGCCGGAATGGGCCGATTGGGCCGGTCAGATCAAGGCCATCAAGCAAGCCACCGGTGTCGTCGTTCCGCCGGACGACAAGAATTCGGGCCAGGCTCTGGCCGCGATCGCGGCCGAGAAAGCCAACCCCGTGGCCGACGTGACCTACTTGGGCGTGACCTTCGGCATCCAGGCTGCCAAGCAAGGCCTGGTGCAGCCATACAAGCCGGCCCATTGGGACGACATTCCCGCTGGCCTGAAGGACCCGGACGGCAAGTGGTTCGCCATTCATTCGGGCACCATGGGCTTCATGGTCAATGTGGCCGCGCTGCATGGCAAGCCGGTGCCCAAGTCGTGGGCCGACCTGCTCAAGCCCGAATACAAAGGCATGATCGGCTACCTGGACCCGGCGTCGGCCTTCGTGGGCTATGTGGGCGCCGTGGCGGTCAACCGCGCACTGGGCGGTACGCTGGACAATTTCACGCCCGCCATCGACTGGTTCAAGAAACTGCAGGCGAACCAGCCGATCGTTCCCAAGCAGACGGCCTATGCCCGGGTGCTCTCGGGCGAAATTCCGATCCTGCTCGACTATGACTTCGACGCCTACCGCGCCAAATATTCCGACGGCGCCAATGTCGCCTTTGTGATTCCCGCCGAAGGCACGATCACCGTGCCCTATGTCATGGCCATGGTCGCCAATGCTCCGGACCCTGCCAACGCCCACAAGGTGCTGGATTTCGTGCTGTCGGACAAGGGCCAGGCGCTATGGGCCAACGCCTACCTGCGTCCGGTGCGTGCCAGCGCGATATCGCCCGAGGCGCAGAAGAAATTCCTGCCCGCCAGCGACTATGCCCGCGCTGGTACGGTGGACTACCAGAAGATGGCCGACGTCGAGCGCGCCTTCTCGGACCGCTACGCCAAGGAAGTTCACTGA
- a CDS encoding ABC transporter permease, with translation MRRRGWLIFAAPAAALFLAFWLLPMAELALRGASPVHGHSAYMAVVSTPRYWRSLLNTVALSLAAMLVTLLICLPVGRFLAWHRAFPGRRVLVGLLMFPMSFPGVVVGFLIILLAGRQGVINQFVQWLTGDSLVFAYNMGGLFLGYLYFSLPRTIGVIEAAAMQLDASLIEAACTLGASAWRRFADIELPALRPALIGAGAMSFATNMGAFGTVFTLGTNIDVLPMTIYNEFTNYADIPVAAALSIVLGLATWAVLFVAHSVAGSNERGAGA, from the coding sequence ATGCGGCGCCGCGGATGGCTGATCTTCGCCGCGCCGGCCGCGGCGCTGTTCCTGGCGTTCTGGCTGCTGCCCATGGCCGAGTTGGCGCTGCGCGGTGCCAGCCCGGTGCATGGGCATTCGGCCTACATGGCCGTGGTGAGCACGCCGCGCTATTGGCGCAGCCTCTTGAACACGGTCGCCCTATCGCTGGCCGCGATGCTGGTCACCCTGCTGATCTGCCTGCCGGTCGGGCGCTTCCTGGCCTGGCATCGCGCGTTTCCCGGCCGCCGCGTGCTGGTGGGGCTGTTGATGTTTCCCATGTCATTTCCCGGCGTGGTGGTGGGTTTTCTGATCATTCTTCTGGCCGGACGCCAGGGCGTGATAAATCAGTTCGTCCAATGGCTGACAGGCGACTCGCTGGTGTTCGCCTACAACATGGGCGGCCTGTTCCTGGGCTATCTTTATTTTTCGCTGCCGCGCACGATAGGCGTGATCGAAGCGGCGGCCATGCAGCTCGATGCCAGCCTGATCGAGGCCGCCTGCACGCTGGGCGCCTCGGCCTGGCGGCGCTTTGCCGACATCGAACTGCCGGCGCTGCGGCCCGCGCTGATCGGTGCGGGCGCCATGAGCTTCGCCACCAATATGGGCGCCTTCGGCACCGTGTTCACGCTGGGCACCAATATCGACGTGCTGCCCATGACCATCTACAACGAGTTCACCAACTACGCCGACATCCCGGTCGCGGCGGCGCTGTCCATCGTGCTGGGCCTGGCTACCTGGGCAGTGTTGTTCGTCGCGCACAGCGTGGCTGGATCGAACGAAAGAGGAGCCGGCGCATGA
- a CDS encoding phosphodiesterase, whose amino-acid sequence MLIAQISDMHIRMPGQKAYRVVETDRYLPPAVQAINALDPLPDRVIVSGDLTDFGRPAEYAHLRQMLDGLRMPYYLLAGNHDERTQLAQSFEHLPYLQGTGEFLQYTIEDLPVRLITLDTVVPKASHGALCERRLTWLADRLAEQPARPTIVAMHHPPFATGIGHMDKIGLLQGAQALQALVARHPNIERILCGHLHRTIFRRFGGTVVSTCPSPAHQVVLDLRPQGPSAFVMEPPGFHLHHWCDGALNTHHAYIDGYPGPYPFHEDGALIDE is encoded by the coding sequence ATGCTCATTGCCCAGATTTCCGACATGCATATCCGCATGCCCGGACAGAAGGCCTATCGTGTGGTCGAGACCGACCGCTATCTGCCGCCCGCCGTTCAGGCCATCAATGCGCTGGATCCGCTGCCCGACCGGGTGATCGTCAGCGGCGACCTCACCGACTTCGGCCGGCCCGCCGAGTACGCGCACTTGCGCCAGATGCTCGACGGCCTGCGCATGCCCTACTACCTGCTAGCTGGCAATCACGACGAGCGTACGCAGCTTGCGCAGTCGTTCGAACATCTGCCCTATTTGCAGGGGACGGGGGAATTCCTGCAGTACACGATCGAGGATCTTCCCGTTCGCCTGATCACACTCGATACCGTGGTGCCCAAGGCCAGCCACGGCGCGCTGTGCGAGCGCCGGCTGACCTGGCTGGCGGACCGCCTGGCCGAGCAGCCAGCCAGGCCCACCATCGTGGCCATGCATCATCCGCCTTTCGCCACGGGCATCGGGCATATGGACAAGATCGGTCTGCTGCAAGGTGCGCAGGCCCTGCAGGCGCTGGTGGCGCGCCATCCGAATATCGAGCGCATCCTGTGCGGCCACCTGCATCGCACCATCTTTCGCCGCTTCGGCGGTACGGTGGTTTCCACCTGCCCGAGTCCCGCGCATCAAGTGGTGCTGGACCTGCGGCCCCAGGGGCCTTCGGCCTTCGTCATGGAGCCCCCGGGATTTCATTTGCACCACTGGTGTGATGGCGCTCTCAATACGCACCATGCCTATATCGACGGCTATCCGGGCCCCTACCCGTTTCATGAAGACGGCGCGCTGATCGACGAGTAG
- a CDS encoding ABC transporter ATP-binding protein — MNKTSITLSECAKTWPDGTRALQPFDLRVSGGEILALLGPSGCGKTTLLRMICGLERSDAGGKIYYGEEDVTQLPPEQRGAGVVFQNYALFPNMSVVDNVAYGLRVRGQAADSRKRRAMDMLALVRMTEFAGRNVTQLSGGQRQRVALARALAIEPRVLLLDEPLTALDAKLREHLRVELAQMLHELGVTTVIVTHDQEEAMMLGDRIAVMSAGCIEQIGTAEALYRQPATDFVGEFLGTLCHVRAALEDGLLAPGVGELAFRPHHAVLLAPQPRALQVRVLARFFLGGSVRYELALPDEQRFSAVTPADSVHQAGDRVSVRLVQS, encoded by the coding sequence ATGAACAAGACTTCCATCACCCTGAGCGAATGCGCCAAGACCTGGCCGGATGGCACGCGCGCCCTGCAGCCGTTCGATCTGCGCGTCAGCGGCGGCGAGATTCTCGCCCTGCTGGGTCCTTCGGGCTGCGGCAAGACCACCCTGCTGCGCATGATCTGCGGGCTCGAGCGCAGCGACGCGGGCGGCAAAATCTACTACGGCGAAGAAGACGTCACGCAATTGCCGCCCGAGCAGCGCGGCGCCGGCGTGGTGTTCCAGAACTACGCGCTGTTTCCCAATATGAGCGTGGTCGACAACGTGGCCTACGGCCTGCGCGTGCGCGGCCAGGCTGCCGACAGCCGAAAGCGGCGCGCCATGGACATGCTTGCGCTGGTGCGCATGACGGAATTCGCCGGGCGCAACGTGACCCAGTTGTCGGGCGGGCAGCGCCAGCGCGTCGCCCTGGCCCGGGCCTTGGCCATCGAGCCGCGCGTGCTGCTGCTCGACGAGCCGCTGACCGCGCTCGATGCCAAGCTGCGCGAGCACCTGCGCGTGGAACTGGCGCAAATGCTGCACGAACTGGGTGTCACGACCGTCATCGTCACGCATGATCAGGAGGAGGCCATGATGCTGGGCGACCGCATCGCCGTGATGTCCGCCGGCTGCATCGAGCAGATCGGCACGGCCGAGGCGCTGTACCGCCAGCCGGCCACCGACTTCGTGGGGGAATTCCTGGGCACCTTGTGCCATGTGCGCGCCGCCCTCGAAGACGGTCTGCTGGCGCCGGGCGTCGGCGAGCTGGCGTTTCGCCCGCATCACGCGGTGCTGTTGGCGCCGCAGCCCCGGGCGCTGCAGGTGCGTGTGTTGGCGCGCTTTTTCCTGGGCGGCTCGGTGCGTTACGAGCTGGCCTTGCCTGACGAGCAGCGCTTTTCGGCCGTGACGCCCGCCGACAGTGTCCACCAGGCAGGCGATAGGGTCAGCGTCAGGCTGGTCCAATCCTAG
- a CDS encoding ABC transporter permease subunit, whose product MQTVYGWLLLLPAVVLLAAFTHYPALATLWHSLHSTPMGSRPSRFVGLDNYAALFDDNVFWQALRNNLVYALGTVPVSIALALAMALWVDGRLPGRGLLRMAYFTPTVLPMVAVANIWLFFYTPQYGLIAQAMHGLGLPDINWLGRRDTVLPALMVVGIWKESGFFMIFYLAALQAVPPSLREAAMLEGASRWQYLRRVLWPLLMPTTLFVLINALINAFRLVDHVVVMTHGGPDNASMLLLYYIYQVGFSFWDTGYAATLTVVLLAILCTIAAVKFRWLDRKTHYQ is encoded by the coding sequence ATGCAAACGGTATATGGCTGGCTGCTGCTGCTGCCGGCCGTCGTTCTGCTCGCGGCGTTCACGCATTATCCGGCCCTGGCCACGCTTTGGCACAGCCTGCATTCCACGCCCATGGGCAGCCGCCCGTCCCGCTTCGTGGGCCTGGACAACTATGCAGCCCTGTTTGATGACAACGTGTTCTGGCAGGCACTGCGCAACAACCTGGTCTACGCCCTGGGGACCGTTCCGGTGTCCATCGCGCTGGCGCTGGCCATGGCGCTGTGGGTCGACGGCAGGCTGCCGGGCCGCGGCCTGCTGCGCATGGCCTACTTCACCCCCACCGTGCTGCCCATGGTGGCGGTGGCCAATATCTGGCTTTTCTTCTATACCCCGCAATACGGCCTGATCGCGCAGGCGATGCATGGACTCGGTCTGCCGGACATCAACTGGCTGGGCAGGCGCGACACAGTACTGCCCGCGCTCATGGTCGTGGGGATATGGAAGGAATCCGGCTTTTTCATGATCTTCTACCTGGCCGCCCTGCAGGCGGTTCCGCCTTCGCTGCGCGAAGCGGCCATGCTTGAGGGCGCCTCGCGCTGGCAGTACTTGCGGCGCGTGCTGTGGCCGCTACTCATGCCCACTACGCTGTTCGTGCTGATCAATGCGCTGATCAATGCCTTTCGCTTGGTCGACCACGTCGTGGTGATGACGCACGGCGGACCCGACAACGCCAGCATGTTGCTGCTCTATTACATCTATCAAGTTGGGTTCAGCTTCTGGGACACGGGCTATGCCGCGACGCTTACCGTCGTTCTGCTGGCTATTCTCTGCACGATTGCCGCGGTGAAGTTCCGCTGGCTCGATCGCAAGACACACTATCAATGA
- a CDS encoding ABC transporter permease translates to MSALHSKTDTRLGLAITLAVAAFLVGPVVLSILAGLTKNYFVGVSSGLTLRWVAQVWDMYDGTVWRSLIVAVTTLAVCLLAGVPAAWVLTLYRGRLARAFEELLTLPVAVPGLATALALIISWGTVRGLRTSTLFIVIGHVLFTLPFMVRSARASMTGAGLAVLDEAAATLGASHLQRFMTIVVPNARPGILTGGLTVLTLSIGEFNLTWLLHTPLTQTLPVGLADSYASMRLEVASAYTLVFLLMLLPLLVGLQWLAGLDARRTGAGKSA, encoded by the coding sequence ATGAGCGCGCTGCACTCGAAAACCGATACCCGCCTGGGCCTGGCCATCACATTGGCCGTGGCGGCCTTTCTCGTCGGTCCGGTGGTGCTGTCGATCCTTGCCGGCCTGACCAAGAACTACTTCGTGGGCGTCTCCAGCGGGCTCACGCTGCGCTGGGTGGCACAGGTCTGGGACATGTACGACGGCACCGTCTGGCGATCACTGATCGTGGCCGTGACGACGCTTGCCGTCTGTCTGCTCGCCGGCGTGCCGGCCGCCTGGGTGCTGACGCTGTACCGCGGCCGCCTGGCACGCGCGTTCGAGGAACTGCTGACCCTGCCGGTGGCCGTGCCAGGCCTGGCCACGGCGCTGGCGCTGATCATTTCCTGGGGTACGGTGCGGGGTCTGCGCACCAGTACGCTGTTCATTGTCATCGGCCATGTGCTGTTCACGCTGCCCTTCATGGTGCGCTCGGCGCGCGCCAGCATGACCGGAGCGGGCCTGGCGGTGCTGGACGAGGCGGCAGCCACGCTGGGCGCTTCGCACCTGCAGCGCTTTATGACCATCGTGGTGCCCAATGCCCGGCCGGGCATTCTTACGGGCGGCCTGACGGTGCTGACGCTGTCCATCGGTGAGTTCAACCTGACCTGGCTGCTGCATACGCCGCTTACTCAGACCCTGCCCGTGGGTCTGGCCGACAGCTACGCCTCGATGCGGCTGGAGGTGGCCTCCGCCTATACCCTGGTTTTTCTGCTGATGCTCCTGCCGCTGCTGGTGGGCCTGCAGTGGTTGGCCGGGCTGGATGCGCGCCGCACTGGCGCCGGCAAGAGCGCCTGA
- the argS gene encoding arginine--tRNA ligase, with protein sequence MLPEQQQQLISLIQASVARLVPDAQPNVQLERPKVAAHGDVATNVAMQLAKPAKRNPRELAQALVDVLMAEPASRALVEAAEIAGPGFINLRLTVSARQAVIAAVAAQGEAYGRAQATGEKVLVEFVSANPTGPLHVGHARQAALGDAICRLYEARGWSVTREFYYNDAGNQIHNLAVSVQARARGIGVDAPEWPADGYKGDYIADVANDYLARKSVQAADGQAILASGDLDDFEDIRRFAVAYLRREQDLDLQAFGLSFDNFYLESALYTSGRVEETVKTLIAKGHTYEQDGALWLRTTELGTGDDKDRVMRKSEGGYTYFVPDVAYHKAKWERGFHHAVNIQGSDHHGTVARVRAGLQGLEEGIPKDFPAYVLHKMVKVMRNGEEVKISKRAGSYVTMRDLIDDVGRDAVRYFLMQRRADTEFVFDIDLALSKSNENPVYYIQYAHARICTMIANSGAPAADIAAADAALLTAPSEFALMQRLAEFPAMVALAAQELAPHHVAFWLNDCAADLHTWYSACRVLVEDTALKLARLRLADTTRQVLANGLALLGVSAPQSM encoded by the coding sequence ATGCTCCCCGAGCAACAGCAACAACTCATTTCCCTGATCCAGGCTTCAGTCGCGCGCCTTGTTCCTGACGCGCAGCCGAACGTTCAGCTCGAGCGCCCCAAAGTCGCCGCGCATGGCGATGTCGCCACCAATGTCGCCATGCAGCTGGCCAAGCCGGCCAAGCGCAATCCGCGCGAACTGGCCCAGGCGCTGGTCGACGTTCTCATGGCCGAGCCCGCTTCGCGCGCGTTGGTCGAGGCTGCCGAGATCGCCGGCCCCGGCTTCATCAATCTGCGCCTGACGGTCTCTGCCCGCCAGGCCGTGATCGCCGCCGTGGCCGCGCAGGGCGAGGCCTATGGTCGTGCCCAGGCCACGGGCGAGAAGGTGCTGGTCGAATTCGTCTCGGCCAACCCCACCGGTCCCCTGCACGTGGGCCATGCACGCCAGGCAGCCCTGGGCGACGCCATCTGCCGCCTGTACGAAGCCCGCGGCTGGAGCGTGACCCGCGAGTTCTACTACAACGACGCGGGCAACCAGATCCACAATCTGGCCGTGAGCGTGCAGGCGCGCGCGCGCGGCATCGGCGTGGACGCGCCCGAATGGCCGGCCGACGGCTACAAGGGCGACTACATTGCCGACGTCGCCAACGACTACCTCGCGCGCAAGTCGGTGCAGGCGGCCGATGGCCAGGCCATCCTGGCCAGCGGCGATCTCGACGATTTCGAGGACATCCGCCGGTTCGCCGTGGCCTATCTGCGCCGCGAGCAGGACCTGGACCTGCAGGCCTTCGGCCTGAGCTTCGACAACTTCTATCTCGAGAGTGCGCTCTATACATCGGGCCGCGTCGAGGAAACGGTCAAGACGCTCATCGCCAAGGGGCACACCTATGAGCAGGACGGCGCGCTGTGGCTGCGCACCACCGAGCTGGGCACCGGCGACGACAAAGACCGCGTGATGCGCAAGAGCGAAGGCGGCTACACCTATTTCGTACCCGACGTCGCCTATCACAAGGCCAAGTGGGAGCGGGGCTTTCACCACGCGGTCAACATCCAGGGCAGCGACCACCACGGCACCGTGGCGCGGGTGCGCGCCGGACTGCAAGGCCTGGAAGAAGGCATACCCAAGGACTTTCCCGCCTACGTGCTGCACAAGATGGTCAAGGTGATGCGCAACGGCGAGGAGGTCAAGATTTCCAAGCGCGCTGGCAGCTACGTCACCATGCGCGACCTGATCGACGATGTGGGCCGCGACGCCGTGCGCTACTTCCTCATGCAGCGCCGCGCCGATACCGAGTTCGTGTTCGACATCGACCTGGCCCTGTCCAAGAGCAACGAGAATCCGGTCTACTACATCCAGTACGCCCATGCGCGCATCTGCACCATGATCGCCAATTCGGGCGCGCCGGCGGCCGACATCGCCGCGGCCGACGCGGCGCTGCTCACCGCGCCCAGCGAATTCGCGCTGATGCAGCGCCTGGCCGAATTCCCGGCCATGGTGGCGCTGGCCGCACAGGAGCTTGCGCCACACCACGTGGCCTTCTGGCTGAACGACTGCGCGGCGGATCTGCACACCTGGTACTCCGCCTGCCGCGTACTGGTCGAGGACACGGCTTTGAAGCTTGCCCGCCTGCGCCTGGCTGACACCACGCGCCAGGTTCTGGCCAATGGTCTGGCATTGCTGGGCGTATCGGCGCCGCAGAGCATGTAA
- a CDS encoding ABC transporter substrate-binding protein, protein MRRIVLKSLAAGLLGTAVLPVHAQQPVDVQFYYPVAVGGPITKIVDDMAAQFNKENPDIRIKPVYSGSYQDSIAKALTAFKGGTPPQLAVLLSTDMFTLVDENAIVPIDSMMKTDADKKWLGGFYDAFMQNSRTGGHVWGVPFQRSTIVAYYNKDLFKQAGLDPDHGPATWAELVSDASKLTKKDAAGNVTQWGLEIPSGGAFAYWLFQALTTPNDAMLMNQAGNRVYLDKPAVIEAAQFWHDLAYKDGVMPKGTIDWGTTPKDFLEKKAAMIWTTTGNLTNIASNASFPFGVAMMPRNKRGGSPTGGGNFYIFKSGTPAQQAAALKFVQWATTPEHAADWGIATGYVAVTPAAWQTEKMKQYVAKMPAAAVARDQLAVSVAEFSTHDNQRVTKVLNDALQAMLTNAKTPRQALQDAQKQADRLLRPYQQ, encoded by the coding sequence ATGCGACGCATCGTCCTGAAATCCCTTGCGGCCGGCCTTCTGGGCACGGCGGTCCTGCCCGTTCACGCACAGCAGCCGGTGGACGTGCAGTTCTACTACCCAGTGGCCGTGGGCGGCCCCATCACCAAGATCGTCGACGATATGGCGGCGCAGTTCAACAAGGAGAACCCCGACATCCGCATCAAGCCGGTCTATTCGGGCTCCTACCAGGATTCCATCGCCAAGGCCCTGACCGCGTTCAAGGGCGGTACGCCGCCGCAGCTGGCCGTGCTCCTGTCGACCGACATGTTCACGCTGGTCGACGAAAACGCCATCGTGCCCATCGACAGCATGATGAAGACCGATGCCGACAAGAAGTGGCTGGGCGGCTTCTACGACGCCTTCATGCAAAACAGCCGAACCGGAGGCCACGTCTGGGGCGTGCCTTTCCAACGCTCGACCATCGTTGCCTACTACAACAAGGACCTGTTCAAGCAGGCCGGCCTCGACCCGGACCACGGCCCCGCCACCTGGGCCGAACTGGTGAGCGACGCCAGCAAGCTCACCAAGAAGGATGCCGCGGGCAACGTCACGCAGTGGGGCCTGGAAATCCCCTCGGGCGGCGCTTTCGCCTACTGGCTCTTCCAGGCGCTCACCACGCCCAACGACGCCATGCTCATGAACCAGGCCGGCAATCGGGTCTACCTGGACAAGCCTGCCGTGATCGAGGCTGCCCAGTTCTGGCATGACCTGGCCTACAAGGACGGCGTCATGCCCAAGGGCACCATTGACTGGGGCACTACGCCCAAGGATTTCCTGGAGAAGAAGGCTGCCATGATCTGGACAACCACCGGCAATCTGACCAACATCGCCAGCAACGCCAGCTTTCCCTTCGGTGTGGCGATGATGCCCAGGAACAAGCGCGGGGGCAGTCCCACGGGCGGCGGCAACTTCTATATCTTCAAGTCGGGCACGCCGGCCCAGCAGGCCGCGGCGCTCAAGTTCGTGCAATGGGCCACCACGCCCGAGCACGCGGCTGACTGGGGCATCGCCACCGGCTACGTGGCCGTGACGCCGGCCGCCTGGCAGACCGAAAAAATGAAGCAGTACGTCGCCAAGATGCCCGCCGCCGCCGTCGCGCGCGACCAACTGGCCGTGAGCGTGGCCGAGTTCTCCACACACGACAACCAGCGCGTGACCAAGGTGCTCAACGACGCGCTGCAGGCCATGCTGACCAATGCCAAGACGCCCAGGCAAGCCCTGCAAGACGCGCAGAAGCAAGCCGATCGCCTGCTGCGTCCCTACCAACAATAG